The DNA sequence CGTGATCGACGTGACCGGGGCTGGTGACGCGCTGGCCGCCGGGCTGTGCCACGGACTCTGGGCCGGCGCGGTCGATGCGCAAGGCTGGTCGCCGACCTGCGCCCGTGCGCTGGCGCGGGCGGCCCTGACCGTGCAGAGCGCTGAAACCGTCATACCCGACACCGAACCGCTTCCCCCTGTCCCCCTCTGAAAGGTATGCCGATGTCCGATCCCCTGATGCGCTATTCCGACGAGGTGCAGGCCGCCCGCAGTGCCGGCCGCCCGATCGTCGCCCTCGAATCGACCATCATCGCCCACGGCATGCCCTGGCCGCAGAACGTCGAGACCGCCCGCGAGGTCGAGGCGATCATCCGCGCCCGCGGCGCCACGCCCGCGACGATCGCGGTGATGGGCGGGCAGCTCTGCATCGGGCTGTCGGACGCGCAGCTCGAACAACTCGGCCGTGACCCGGACGTGATGAAGCTCAGCCGGCGTGACCTGCCGTACGCGGTGGCCATGGGCCGGGTGGGCGCCACGACCGTGGCCGCGACGATGATCTGCGCAGCGCGGGCGGGCATCGAGGTGTTCGTCACCGGCGGCATCGGCGGCGTGCACCGCGGCGCGGCGGAGAGCTTCGACATCTCTGCCGATCTGCAGGAACTGGCGCGCACGCCGGTGGCGGTGGTCTGCGCCGGGGCCAAGTCGGTGCTGGATCTGCCGCTGACGCTGGAGTATCTGGAGACGCACGGCGTGCCGGTGGTTGGTGTCGGGCAGGAGCGCTTTGCGGCCTTCTACAGCCGTGACAGCGGTCTGCCCTGCGACTTCCGCATCGACGCGCCGGTCGATCAGGCGCGTTTTCTGCGGGCGAAATGGGCGCTCGGGCTGGGCGGCGGTGTGGTGTTCAGCAACCCGGTGCCGCTGGCGCACGAGATCCCGCCAGCCGAGATCGAGGCCATCACGCGGCAGGCGCTGGACGAGGCGGCCGCGCGGGGTGTCAGCGGCAAGGCGGTCACGCCGTTCCTGCTGGGACGCATCAAGGAGCTGACCGAGGGCCGCAGCCTGGTCACCAACATCGCGCTGGTGAAACACAACGCGCAGGTGGGTGCCGATCTGGCCTTGGCGCTGGCCAGGGTCTGACCGCGGCCGGGCAAAAAAGAAGGGAGGCGGGACGCGACTCCGGGTGCTCGCTCTCAAAAGCCCGGAACGCCCGCCTCCCTGGGGACTGCGTTCAGTCCCGAAGGCTTCTCTGAGGAGGAGTCACACGAGAAGGCTTGATGATGAACCGGTGCACCTGGAATGTCATCTCCGAGGGATGCACCAGGGGCAGCGAATCGTGATTCATTGCACTTCGACGTCGACGGACGCCTGCTCGGAGGCTTCTGCAGCGGCAAAGGCACTGAATGCCAGAACCAGGGCGGCGGCGGTGAGCCATTCGGACCAGCGGAACTTCATGGCAGTCTCCAGGACAGCGGGTGGAACAGGTCGAGTCGAGTGCCCAGCGTAAGCGGACTTGCTACGGCTTGTGATGGTCTGTTGCAAGCCGGATGGAACCCATGCGCACTAGTGCACGATTGGTACTTTTGGGTTCCGCGGTGGGCCGGATTCAGCGGCTCCGCACGATCTGCGGCACGTCGTCCAGCACGGTCGTGGCAGCACCAGCGCTCAGGGTGAAGGCAATGGCGGCGGCGACCAGCCAGTCGGTCCAGCGAGGTTTCATGGCGGTGCTTGGCGGCGTGGAGTGCGTTGCCGGTATCTTCGCAAGCGTGTCTTTCCTCGAATCCCCGGATCAGGGGGCGGATGGAGTCGCTATTGCGTGGCGGTGTAGCCGCGGGGAATTGCGCCCAGCAGCCGGCGTGTGTAGTCCTCGCGCGGCGCGGCGAGCAGGGTCTGTGCATCGGCGCGCTCGACCACGCGGCCGTCCTTCATCACCAGCACCTCGTCGGCCATGAAGCGCACCACCGCCAGGTCGTGGCTGATGAAGACATAGGCCAGACCGAGCTGGTCCTGCAGGTCTTTCAAGAGGTTCAGCACCTGCGCCTGCACCGACACGTCCAGCGCCGACACCGCCTCGTCGAGCACCAGCACCTCGGGCGACAGCGTCAGCGCCCGCGCGATGGCGATGCGCTGGCGCTGGCCGCCGGAGAACTCGTGCGGGTACTTGCCAAACGCCGTGGCGTCCAGCCCGACCCGCTCCAGCAGCGCCAGCGCCCGGGCTTCGCGCTCGCGGTCGTCGGCGCCGATGGCGTGGAGTTGCATCGGCTCCAGCAGCGTCTGGCCGATGGTGAAACGTGGGTTGAGCGAGGCGTAAGGGTTCTGGAAGACGATCTGGATGCGCCGGCGCAGTGCCTGCCGCTCGGCACCCTGCAGCGCGAACAGGTTCTGGCCATCGAACAGCACCTGGCCCGCGGTGGCTTCGTGCAGCCGCAGCAGCGTCAGCCCCATCGTCGTCTTGCCCGAGCCGGACTCGCCGACCACGCCCAGCGTGTGCCCGCGCCGCAGCGTGAAACTGACGTCCTGCACCGCCTTGAACGCACGGCTGCGGAACAGCCCTTCGCGGATCGGGAAGGACTTGCACAGCCCGCGCGCCTCGATCAGCACCGGGGCGCTGGCGTCGCGTGGCACGGCCGGCGAAACGGGCGCTGTGACGGTCTGCCCTGCCTCACCGGCGATGTGTTCGTCGATCACCACCAGCCGTCGCGCCGTGCCATCCAGCCGCGGACGGCAGGCCAGCAGCGCGCGGGTGTAGGCGTCCTGTGGCGCGGTGAAGATCGCGGCGACCGGGCCGGTCTCCCGGATCTGACCTTGGCGCATCACCACCACCTGGTCGGCGATCTCGCCCACGACACCCAGGTCATGGCTGATGAACAGCATGCTCATGCGCCGCTCGGCCTTGAGGCGGGCGAGCAGTTCGAGGATCTGGCGTTGCACGGTGACGTCCAGCGCCGTGGTCGGCTCGTCGGCGATCAGCAGGCGCGGCTCGCAGGCCAGCGCCATCGCGATCATCACGCGCTGCTGCTGTCCGCCCGACAGCTCGTGCGGATAGGCCGACAGACGCCGCTTCGGCTCGGGCAGGCCGACTTCGGCGAGCAGCTCCTCCACGCGGGCGAGCGCGGCGCGGCGGCTGAGGCCCAGGTGCAGCCGCAGCGGCTCGGCGATCTGCGCGCCGACGGTGAAGACCGGGTTGAGCGAGCCCATCGGGTCCTGGAAGACGCAGGCGATGGCGCGGCCACGCAGCGCGCGCAGCTCGGTGGTGGAGGCCTGCAGCAGGTCGCGGCCGTCGAACAGGATGCGCCCCGAGCGCTCGGCGTTGTCGGGCAGCAGGTTGACGATGGACATCGCCGTGACGCTCTTGCCCGAGCCGGACTCGCCGACCAGCGCGACGGTGGTGTTCTCGGGGATGTCGAAGCCGATGCCGCCCGATTCGTCGCCGACGGCGCGGCCCCAGCGGAGCTGCCCCTGCTCACGGCCCAGGCGGAAACGGACTTTCAGGTCTTCGATGCGCAGCAGGGTGGCCATGGGATCAGTCCTCCAGCCCGCGCAGCTTCGGGTCGAGCGCGTCGCGCAATGCGTCCGTCATCAGCGAGAAGGCGGTGACGAAGACCGCCATGAACAGCGTGGCCGTGGCGAGCTGCCACCAGTAGCCCAGGATCAGCTCGCTCTGCGCCTCGGCCAGCATCGTGCCCCAGCTCACCTGGTCGACGCTCACGCCCAGGCCCAGGTAGGACAAGATCACCTCGTACTTGATGAAGCCGACGACGTGGATCGAGAGCTGCACCAGCACGATGTGGCTGACGTTGGGCAGGATGTGGCGGAACATGCGCTGCAGCGGGCTGGCGCCGATCGCTTCGGCAGCGCGCACGTAGTCGCGGCCGGCGTGTTTCATGAACTCGGCGCGCACCAGGCGGTAGATGCCGGTCCAGCCCGTCAGGCCGAGGATCAGCACCACGCTGGTGACGCCGCGCCCGAACACCGCCGCGAAGGCGAGGATGAGCAGGATGCCGGGGATGGAGGTGAAGACGTTGTAGACCCATTCCAGCAGGTCGCCGATGCGCCCGCCGAAGAAGCCGCCGAACGCGCCCAGCACCGTGCCGATCACCGCGGCGACCACGGCCGCCAGCACGCCGACCAGGATCGAGATCTGCGAGCCCTGGATCGCCTTGTCGAGCACGCTGCGGCCAAGCCGGTCGCCGCCGAAGGGCAGGGTGGGCGACTGGGTGACGGTCTCGATCGACTGCTTCTGCGTGGCGGCGTCCCACTCGGCGTAGCGCGGGGCGAGCGGATCGACGGAGGTCAGGTCGAGCAGCGGCTGCGCCGGGCCGGCCGCGCCGGAGGCGGGCATGCCCGGCATCGCGGCGAATTCGGGCGCCGGGCCGAGCAGCGTGGGCGGCGCGTAGGAGACGCCGCGCTCGGCCTGCCAGTTCGACGCCACCAGCCCGCTGGCCGCCGCCAGCAGCAGCACGGCGAACAGCGCCACCACCGCCATCGACACCAGGCCGACGCGATCCCCCTGCAGCCGCTTCCAGGCCAGCGACCAGACGCCTTCGGAGCGCTGTGCGGAGCGTTCAAGGGAACGTGTCACGACGGTCATTTCAGCGTCACCCGGGGATCGACCGTCTTGTAGAGCAGGTCCGTGAGCAGGTTGATGACCATCGTGATCACCGCCAGGTAGATGGTCACCGCCTGGATGACCGGGTAGTCGCTGCGGTTCACCGCCATCCACACTTCACGCCCCAGACCCGGGATCGAGAAGAAGACCTCGATCAGGAAGGAGCCGATGAAGATGCCGGGCAACTGCATCGAGATGTTGGTCAGGATCGGGATCATGGCGTTGCGCAGCACGTGTTTCAGCAGCACGGTGCGCTCGCTCAGGCCCTTGGCGCGGGCGGTGCGCACGTAGTCGTGGCCGATCTCGTCGAGGAAGAAGCTGCGGTACAGGCGCATCTGCGGCGAGATGCCCACCATCACCGCCAGCAGCACCGGCAGCGGCGCGTAGGTGGTCAGGTTGGTCCAGACGCTGCCCGTCCAGCCCTGCACCGGGAACCAGCCGAGCTGGAAGGCGAACAGCCACTGCCCGACGATGACGTAGACGAGGAAGCTGATCGACAGCGCGACCGTCGTCACCACCATGATTGCCCGGTCGGTCAGCGAGCCGCGCACCGCCGCCACCGCCAGCGCGAACGGAATCGCCAGCAGCGCGTCGAGGACCAGGATCGGCGCCATCACCGTCAGCGTCGCCGGCAAGCGCGACGCGAACAGGCTGGCGACCGACTCGTTCGTCGCCCAGCTCTTGCCCCAGTCGAAGCGCAGGATCTGCTGCACGAAGATCCAGAGCTGTTCCCAGACGGGCTTGTTCAGGCCAAGCTGCTCGCGGATCTGGTCCACCTGGGCGGCGGAGGCGTTCAGGCCGGCGAGGATCTCGGCCGGATCGCCCCCGAAGGACTTGAACAGGAAGAACACCAGCAGTACGACACCGACCAGCGTCGGCACCATCTGCCAGAGGCGGCGGAGCAGGTAAGCACCCATCAGAGGCGGTCTCCATCGACGAACACGGCCAGCTCGCCCGCCTGCAGCGCCACCCAGTCCTCGTTGCAGGTCAGCGGCTCGGTGACCACCACGGCGACGCGGTCCTGCGGCGTCGTCAGGTCGGCGAAGTCCACGGTCAGGTCGGCGTCCTGCAGTTGCGCGGCGGCGAAGGGGTGGCGGCGCAGCACGTAGTGCAATTTGGTCGAGCAGTGGGCCCAGAGCGCCTCGCCCTGGCTGAGCAGGAAGTTGAAGGTGCCGTGGCGGGCGATGGTGGGCGCCAGCTCGGCCAGCGTCTGCGTCAGGTCCGGGATGCTGGGCATGCGGGCGTGGTTCTTGGCCAGCTCCTGCAGTAGCCAGCAGAAGGCGCGCTCGCTGTCGGTGTCGCCCACCGGATGAAAATTGGCGTGCAGCTTGGGCTGGAAATCGACCAGGTTGCCGTTGTGCGCGAAGACCCAGTAGCGGCCCCAGAGTTCGCGCATGAAGGGGTGCGTGTTCTCCAGCGCGACGCGGCCCTGGGTGGCCTTGCGGATGTGGGTGACGATGTGGCGGCTGCGGATCGGGTAGCGGCGCACCATCTCGGCCACGGGCGAAACGGTGGCGCTCTGGTGGTCGACGAAGAGCCGCACGCCCGGGCCCTCGAAGAAGGCGATGCCGAAGCCGTCCTTGTGCTCGGCGGCGCGGTGGGCGAAGCCGGTGAAGCTGAAGACCAGGTCGGTCGGGGTATTCGCGTTGAGGCCGAGCAGCTGACACATGGGCCGAGACATTACCATGCCGCCCAAGCCTTTCCAGCGCTTTCCAGTCTTGCAATCCCGGGAGTTCGATCAATGGATGCTTTCCTGACGCAGCTCGGCCGCCACCTGGCGGACCGCTGGCGTGCCCAGCGCCAGCCGCGCACGCTGCGTGCATTCCGCTGCCTCTGCAGCGCGCCGGTGTTCTTCCGCAACAGCGGCTGTCTGTCGTGCGGGCGTGCGCTCGGCTATGACCCGGCGCAGCGGCGGCTGCTGGCGCTGGATGTGCGCGGCGATGCGCTGATCGAGGCCCGGCCGGCGTCGTCGCTGCACCTGCGCAGCGCGCGGCAGTTCCACCGCTGCGCCAACGCCGTGTCCGCCGCCAACTGCAACTGGCTCGTGCCGGACGACGAGCGCAATGGCGCGGGCGAGCGGCCACTGTT is a window from the Sphaerotilus montanus genome containing:
- a CDS encoding pseudouridine-5'-phosphate glycosidase translates to MSDPLMRYSDEVQAARSAGRPIVALESTIIAHGMPWPQNVETAREVEAIIRARGATPATIAVMGGQLCIGLSDAQLEQLGRDPDVMKLSRRDLPYAVAMGRVGATTVAATMICAARAGIEVFVTGGIGGVHRGAAESFDISADLQELARTPVAVVCAGAKSVLDLPLTLEYLETHGVPVVGVGQERFAAFYSRDSGLPCDFRIDAPVDQARFLRAKWALGLGGGVVFSNPVPLAHEIPPAEIEAITRQALDEAAARGVSGKAVTPFLLGRIKELTEGRSLVTNIALVKHNAQVGADLALALARV
- a CDS encoding ABC transporter ATP-binding protein, whose protein sequence is MATLLRIEDLKVRFRLGREQGQLRWGRAVGDESGGIGFDIPENTTVALVGESGSGKSVTAMSIVNLLPDNAERSGRILFDGRDLLQASTTELRALRGRAIACVFQDPMGSLNPVFTVGAQIAEPLRLHLGLSRRAALARVEELLAEVGLPEPKRRLSAYPHELSGGQQQRVMIAMALACEPRLLIADEPTTALDVTVQRQILELLARLKAERRMSMLFISHDLGVVGEIADQVVVMRQGQIRETGPVAAIFTAPQDAYTRALLACRPRLDGTARRLVVIDEHIAGEAGQTVTAPVSPAVPRDASAPVLIEARGLCKSFPIREGLFRSRAFKAVQDVSFTLRRGHTLGVVGESGSGKTTMGLTLLRLHEATAGQVLFDGQNLFALQGAERQALRRRIQIVFQNPYASLNPRFTIGQTLLEPMQLHAIGADDREREARALALLERVGLDATAFGKYPHEFSGGQRQRIAIARALTLSPEVLVLDEAVSALDVSVQAQVLNLLKDLQDQLGLAYVFISHDLAVVRFMADEVLVMKDGRVVERADAQTLLAAPREDYTRRLLGAIPRGYTATQ
- a CDS encoding ABC transporter permease yields the protein MTVVTRSLERSAQRSEGVWSLAWKRLQGDRVGLVSMAVVALFAVLLLAAASGLVASNWQAERGVSYAPPTLLGPAPEFAAMPGMPASGAAGPAQPLLDLTSVDPLAPRYAEWDAATQKQSIETVTQSPTLPFGGDRLGRSVLDKAIQGSQISILVGVLAAVVAAVIGTVLGAFGGFFGGRIGDLLEWVYNVFTSIPGILLILAFAAVFGRGVTSVVLILGLTGWTGIYRLVRAEFMKHAGRDYVRAAEAIGASPLQRMFRHILPNVSHIVLVQLSIHVVGFIKYEVILSYLGLGVSVDQVSWGTMLAEAQSELILGYWWQLATATLFMAVFVTAFSLMTDALRDALDPKLRGLED
- a CDS encoding ABC transporter permease, which produces MGAYLLRRLWQMVPTLVGVVLLVFFLFKSFGGDPAEILAGLNASAAQVDQIREQLGLNKPVWEQLWIFVQQILRFDWGKSWATNESVASLFASRLPATLTVMAPILVLDALLAIPFALAVAAVRGSLTDRAIMVVTTVALSISFLVYVIVGQWLFAFQLGWFPVQGWTGSVWTNLTTYAPLPVLLAVMVGISPQMRLYRSFFLDEIGHDYVRTARAKGLSERTVLLKHVLRNAMIPILTNISMQLPGIFIGSFLIEVFFSIPGLGREVWMAVNRSDYPVIQAVTIYLAVITMVINLLTDLLYKTVDPRVTLK
- a CDS encoding class II glutamine amidotransferase yields the protein MCQLLGLNANTPTDLVFSFTGFAHRAAEHKDGFGIAFFEGPGVRLFVDHQSATVSPVAEMVRRYPIRSRHIVTHIRKATQGRVALENTHPFMRELWGRYWVFAHNGNLVDFQPKLHANFHPVGDTDSERAFCWLLQELAKNHARMPSIPDLTQTLAELAPTIARHGTFNFLLSQGEALWAHCSTKLHYVLRRHPFAAAQLQDADLTVDFADLTTPQDRVAVVVTEPLTCNEDWVALQAGELAVFVDGDRL